CCAGCGGGTGCGTCTGCGGCAACGCACGACGACGAAGCGATGACGAAGATCGAGATCGCCGTGCCGGACGCGCTGGTGGCACAGGCCGTCGAGAGCCTCGCTAAGGCCGCGCACACGGGCAGTGCGAGCGACGGGAAGATCTTCGTGTTCGCCGTCGAGGACGCTCTGCGGATTGCGTCGGGCGAACGGGGAGAAGCGGCACTCTGAGGCCGGGTGCCGATGCGGGAAACGTGGGGGGAGTTTCGAGCGCGGACTCACAGGCGGATGCGCCCCAGGTTGCTCGGCGAGGCGCCGGCCGCCGCGTCGGGTTG
The bacterium DNA segment above includes these coding regions:
- a CDS encoding P-II family nitrogen regulator, giving the protein MKEIKALIRPAVVSRVIDALHESVELPGITVSAVTSFGRQPPAGASAATHDDEAMTKIEIAVPDALVAQAVESLAKAAHTGSASDGKIFVFAVEDALRIASGERGEAAL